A stretch of Palaemon carinicauda isolate YSFRI2023 unplaced genomic scaffold, ASM3689809v2 scaffold285, whole genome shotgun sequence DNA encodes these proteins:
- the LOC137636388 gene encoding uncharacterized protein: protein MIATGTQPGTRYGAPKIHKRGIPLRPIHSAINTCSYDLSKHLVTKLVPLRVNEYTLRNTYKFVELINSVEDANNYVICSFDIERLFTNLPLRETLEIILEQLFPNTEDILKVSIKKIKILWELATSTFMFYNKLYEQVDGVAMRSPC from the coding sequence atgattgcaacaggaacacaacctggtactaggtatggtgccccaaagattcacaaaagaggcattcctctgagaccaatacATAGCGccattaatacctgctcctatgacctgtccaaacatctagtaactaagctcgtcCCTCTcagagtaaatgaatataccctgagaAATACTTATAAATTTGTAGaattgataaattctgtcgaagatgcaaataactaCGTTATTTGCAGCTTCGACATAGAAAGATTGTTCACTAAccttcctttaagagaaacactagagataattcttgaacaacttttccctaatACAGAGGACATTTTGAAGGTTTcgataaaaaagattaaaatactCTGGGAACTagctacatccacattcatgttttataacaagttatatgagcaggtggaTGGAGTAGCAATGAGATCACCGTGTTGA
- the LOC137636386 gene encoding uncharacterized protein yields MIATGTQPGTRYGAPKIYKRGIPLRPIHSDINTCSYDLSKHLVTKLVPLRVNGYTLRNTYEFVELINSVEDANNYVICSFDIERLFTNLPLRETLEIILEQLFPNTEDILKVSIKKIKILWELATSTFMFYNKLYEQVDGVAMRSPC; encoded by the coding sequence atgattgcaacaggaacacaacctggtactaggtatggtgccccaaagatttacaaaagaggcattcctctgagaccaatacATAGCGacattaatacctgctcctatgacctgtccaaacatctagtaactaagctcgtcCCTCTCAGAGTTAATGGATATACCCTgagaaatacttatgaatttgtagaattgataaattctgtcgaagatgcaaataactaCGTTATTTGCAGCTTCGACATAGAAAGATTGTTCACTAAccttcctttaagagaaacactagagataattcttgaacaacttttccctaatACAGAGGACATTTTGAAGGTTTcgataaaaaagattaaaatactCTGGGAACTagctacatccacattcatgttttataacaagttatatgagcaggtggaTGGAGTAGCAATGAGATCACCGTGTTGA